Part of the Micromonospora rhizosphaerae genome is shown below.
CCGCGGATGCTGGACACCGGCCAGTACCTGGGGATCCGGCAGGGCGGCGACCTCGTCGCCGTGGCCGGGGTGCACGTCTGGTCCCCCACGTGGCGGGTGGCGGCGCTGGGCAACGTCACCACCCACCCCCGGGCACGGGGGCGCGGGTTGGCCGCCGCGGCGGTGGCGGCGCTGTGCGGACGGCTGCGCGCCAGCGTCGACCACGTCACGTTGAACGTGAAGGCGGACAACGCCGCGGCGGTGCGGCTGTACGAGCGGCTGGGTTTCACCCGGGTCGCCGACTACGGCGAGTACGCCCTGACCGCCCTCGGCCGGGTCTGACAGTCCCGCACGCTACGCCGCCGCATCCGGTCAACAGACCGGCCGCCGCGAGCGCCGGGCGGGCGAGCGACGTGTACGACCGACCGGGCGGCGTGCGGTCAGCGGCGTCGGCTGGGTGAGTCGAAGCGGCCGGCGCGGATCTCCCGCAGCGCCCGGCGGCGGGTCTCCCCGCGCAGCGTGTCGACGTAGAGGCGCCCCTGCAGGTGGTCGGTCTCGTGCTGCAGGGCGCGCGCCAGGAAGCCGCTGCCGGAGATGGTCAACGGCTCGCCGTGCTGGTCGAAGCCGTGGGCGGTGGCGTGCATCGCCCGCGGCGTCGGGAAGTACAGCCCGGGGATGGACAGGCAGCCCTCGTCGTCGTCCTGCAGTTCCTCGGACAGCTCCAGCGTCGGGTTGATCATGTGGCCGCGGTGGCCGTCGGCGTCGTAGACGAACACCTGCGCGCTGACCCCGATCTGCGGGGCGGCGACGCCCGCGCGGCCGGGGGCGCCGAGCAGCGTGTCCATCAGGTCGGCGACCAGGGCGCGCAGGTCGGCGTCGAAGCTGGTCACCGGCTCGCACGGGGTGCGCAGGACGGGGTCGCCGATGATCCGGATCGGGCGCATAGTCATGCCCGGAAGGCTATCCGTCCGTTACCGCCCGGGCGAGTCCACCCGCCGGTGGACCGCCTGCCTGGCGGCCGGCGACGAGGACCTCGATGCCGTCGAGGATGCGCGCCAGGCCGAACTCGAAGGCCCGGTCCGGGTCGCTCGCGGCCTGGTACTCCTGCCCGGCGGCGGTGCCGATCCGGGCGGCCAGGGGGAACCGGCGCGGGTCCATCACCTTCTCCAGGTAGGGGGCGTGGGCGTGCCACCACTGCTCGTCGGTCATGCCGGTGCGCTGGGCGGCCTGGGCGGCCTCCACCGCGCCGCGTACCGCGCCGTGGACGTAGCCGCTCACGAGGGTGACGACGGCGTCCATCTCCAGGTCGGTCAGGCCGATGCCGTCGACCGCGCGCAACTCGTACTCGTACTTGGCGGTGACGTTCGGGCCGAGCGGGGGGCGGGTGGTGGCGACCTGCAGCAGCCACGGGTGGCGCAGATACAGCGCCCAGTTCTCCCGGGCGATCTGCTCCAGCCGGCCACGCCAGCCGCCGCGGGCGTCCTGCGGTCGGGCGGTCTCGCCGTAGACGGTGTCGAGCATGACGTCGAGCAGCTCACCCTTGCCGGGCACGTGTGTGTAGAGCGACATCGTGCCCACGCCGAGCCGCTCGGCGACGCGGCGCATGGACAACGCGGCCAGCCCGTCGGCGTCCGCGACCTCGATCGCCGCCCGCACGATCCGCTCCACGCTCAGGTCGCCGCCGCGGCGGCTGGGCTTCTCCCGGGTACGCCAGAGCAGGGCGAGGCTGCGGGCAGGATCGCCGGTGCCGCTGTACTCGATGGCCACGCCGGTCACTGTAGCGATCGCTTGGTGTGGCGGATTTTGGTGTATGCGGCCCCTAACAACGGTAGCGTCCGGATTGCCTGGAAGCCACCAATTCGCCCGCTGGGCAAACTGTTCGCTCCCGTGCGCCGAATTGTGTGGTCAAGGACCAGGCTCCGCAAACCTCGGAGGGTTCACCCATGGCGTCCGTTGCCTGTTGTCCGTTGACCACGTCCGGCGCGCACCGGCCGTTCACCGGACAGGAATCTCTCGGCTGGCCCTTGCCCCCCATCCGCAGCGGGCGTGGACGTCAGGGGCGGGAGGTGCCATGCGCGTCGTGACCACGGGAGCGGCGGGCTTCATCGGCTCGACCCTGGTGGACCGCCTGCTGCGCGAAGGCCACAGCGTCCTCGCCGTGGATGACCTCTCCACCGGTCATCTCGACAACCTCGCCGAGTCGGCCGACGACCCACGCCTCACCTTCCTGGAGAGCGACGTGGTCGCCGACGCGGCGCGTCGGGAGATGACGGCGTACCGGGCGGAGGTGGTCTTCCACCTGGCCGCCCAGATGGACGTACGCCACAGCGTGGCCGACCCGGTCGGGGACGCCCGCCGCAACGTGCTCGGCTCCCTCGCCGTTCTCGAGAGCGCCCGGGCGAGCGGCGCCCGCAAGCTCGTCTTCGCCTCATCGGGCGGCACCATCTACGGGGATCAACCGACGTACCCCGTCCACGAGTCCGCGGACCTCGATCCGATCTGTCCATACGGCGCCGCCAAGGTCTGCGGGGAGACCTACCTGCGCGTCTACCGACATCTCCACCGCCTGCAGACGACGGCGCTGGCCCTCGGGAACGTCTACGGACCCCGGCAGGATCCCCACGGGGAGGCGGGCGTCGTGTCCATCTTCGCCTCCGCCCTGATGGAGGGTCGGCCCACGATGATCTTCGGTGCCGGCGGGGCGACCCGGGACTACGTCTACGTCGACGACGTCGTCGAGGCATTCGTGCTGGCCGCCGGTCCGGCCGGGGACGGGCTGCGGCTCAACATCGGCACCGGGCGGGAGACCTCCGTACGCCAGCTGCATCGGCTCATCGCCGAGGTGGTCGAGCGACCTGACACGCCTAAATTCATGCCGCCGCGCGCCGGGGAACTGGACCGCGTCGGGCTCGATTGCGGCGCGGCGCAACGCGTACTCGGCTGGCGCGCGAAGGTGGACCTGACAGAGGGCCTCTCCCGGACGGTCGCGTGGCTCCAGGACAGGGTCGACGCGGCCCACAGCCCCGCCGCCCCGGCCTCGCGGCACGCCGTGGTCGGTCAGACATATCTGGTTCCCGCAGTCAAGCGCGACCGATCCGAAGCGCGGGAGCGCCGATGAGACGCCTGCTCACCATCTCGTGCGGAAACCCACGATCGGCTCCGCTGGGGAGGCGTCCGTGACGGCGCTGGTAGACCATGGAAAAGGCGGTGGGACGATACTGCGCGCTCCGCGCCAGCGCCCCGCGGCCCGCGGCAAGTTCCTGTACGTAGGGGACCAGAAGTTCTACGTACGCGGGGTGACGTACGGAACCTTCCGCCCCGATGCCTCTGGCGACGAGTACCCCCCGCCCGAGACCGCGCGCCGCGACCTGGCGCTCATGGCCGCGAACGGCATCAACGCCGTGCGTACCTACACCCTGCCACCACGCTGGTTCCTCGACGCGGCGGCAGAACATGAACTACTCGTCCTGCCCGGCCTGGGAGCCGAACGTTTCGTAGGACACCTCAACGACGGTCGGCGCGCCCAGGCACGCGCCGAGGCGGAGATGCTGGAACGACTGCGCCGCTGCGCCGGGCATCCGGCTCTGCTGGGCTACAGCGTCGCCAACGAGATACCCGGGTCGATCGTGCGGTGGCTCGGGCACCGGCGGGTCGAACGGTACCTCGAACGCCTTTGCGATGGCGTCAGGGACCTCGACCCAGGGGTGCTGGTCACCTACGTCAACTACCCGACGACCGAATACCTCGAGCTACCGTTCCTCGATCTCGTCTGCTTCAACGTGTTCCTCGAACAGCAGGACCGGCTGGCCGCCTACCTCGCCCGGCTGCAGAACCTCGCCGGCGACCGGCCCCTGCTGATGACCGAACTCGGGCTGGACAGCCTTCGCAACGGCGAGGAGGGCCAGGCGCAGTCGGTCGCCTGGCAGCTGCGTACCGCCTTCACGGGCGGGTGTGCCGGCACCTTCGTCTATGCGTGGACGGACGAGTGGCACCGCGGTGGGGAGGACGTGCACGACTGGGCGTTCGGTCTCACGGACCGCGACCGTCTGCCCAAGCCGGCCCTCGCCGCGGCGCGCGAGGCGTACGCGCAAGTGCCCTTCCCGCCGGACCGGAAGCGGCCGCGGATCTCCGTCGTGGTCTGCGCCTACAACGCGGAGCCGACGATCCGGGAGTGCCTGGAGGGCGCACTCCAGCTCGACTACCCCGACTACGAGGTGATCCTGGTCGACGACGGCTCGACCGACGCGACCGCCGACATCGCCCGGAACTACCCGGTCCGCCTGATCAGCACGGAGAACCGGGGACTGAGCAACGCCCGCAACACCGGCCTGGAGGCGGCCGACGGTGAGATCGTCGCCTACCTCGACAGCGACGCCTATCCCGACCCGCACTGGCTGCAGTATCTGGCGGACATGTTCCGGACCAGCGACGTTGTGGGGGTCGGGGGGCCGAACCTCCCACCACCCGGCGACGGCGCGATAGCCGAGTGCGTGGCACGGTCCCCGGGCGGGCCCGCTCACGTCCTGCTCTCCGACACGGTGGCCGAGCACATCCCGGGCTGCAACATGGCCTTCCGCGCCGCCGCGCTTCGCGAGATCGGCGG
Proteins encoded:
- the def gene encoding peptide deformylase; its protein translation is MTMRPIRIIGDPVLRTPCEPVTSFDADLRALVADLMDTLLGAPGRAGVAAPQIGVSAQVFVYDADGHRGHMINPTLELSEELQDDDEGCLSIPGLYFPTPRAMHATAHGFDQHGEPLTISGSGFLARALQHETDHLQGRLYVDTLRGETRRRALREIRAGRFDSPSRRR
- a CDS encoding TetR/AcrR family transcriptional regulator, with protein sequence MAIEYSGTGDPARSLALLWRTREKPSRRGGDLSVERIVRAAIEVADADGLAALSMRRVAERLGVGTMSLYTHVPGKGELLDVMLDTVYGETARPQDARGGWRGRLEQIARENWALYLRHPWLLQVATTRPPLGPNVTAKYEYELRAVDGIGLTDLEMDAVVTLVSGYVHGAVRGAVEAAQAAQRTGMTDEQWWHAHAPYLEKVMDPRRFPLAARIGTAAGQEYQAASDPDRAFEFGLARILDGIEVLVAGRQAGGPPAGGLARAVTDG
- a CDS encoding NAD-dependent epimerase/dehydratase family protein: MRVVTTGAAGFIGSTLVDRLLREGHSVLAVDDLSTGHLDNLAESADDPRLTFLESDVVADAARREMTAYRAEVVFHLAAQMDVRHSVADPVGDARRNVLGSLAVLESARASGARKLVFASSGGTIYGDQPTYPVHESADLDPICPYGAAKVCGETYLRVYRHLHRLQTTALALGNVYGPRQDPHGEAGVVSIFASALMEGRPTMIFGAGGATRDYVYVDDVVEAFVLAAGPAGDGLRLNIGTGRETSVRQLHRLIAEVVERPDTPKFMPPRAGELDRVGLDCGAAQRVLGWRAKVDLTEGLSRTVAWLQDRVDAAHSPAAPASRHAVVGQTYLVPAVKRDRSEARERR
- a CDS encoding glycosyltransferase, which gives rise to MTALVDHGKGGGTILRAPRQRPAARGKFLYVGDQKFYVRGVTYGTFRPDASGDEYPPPETARRDLALMAANGINAVRTYTLPPRWFLDAAAEHELLVLPGLGAERFVGHLNDGRRAQARAEAEMLERLRRCAGHPALLGYSVANEIPGSIVRWLGHRRVERYLERLCDGVRDLDPGVLVTYVNYPTTEYLELPFLDLVCFNVFLEQQDRLAAYLARLQNLAGDRPLLMTELGLDSLRNGEEGQAQSVAWQLRTAFTGGCAGTFVYAWTDEWHRGGEDVHDWAFGLTDRDRLPKPALAAAREAYAQVPFPPDRKRPRISVVVCAYNAEPTIRECLEGALQLDYPDYEVILVDDGSTDATADIARNYPVRLISTENRGLSNARNTGLEAADGEIVAYLDSDAYPDPHWLQYLADMFRTSDVVGVGGPNLPPPGDGAIAECVARSPGGPAHVLLSDTVAEHIPGCNMAFRAAALREIGGFDPRFRAAGDDVDVCWRLQDRGGTLGFSAAALVWHHRRNSVRMYWRQQRGYGRAEALLEGKWPEKYNAGGHFRWAGRIYDRGLTRHLVRPSRIYHGTWGSAPFQRLYEQSPGTLLSLPLTPEWLLLSGALLGLAPLGALWSPLRIGLPLAGLAALAFLLVVLQASVSAARASFPDAPRGRLALIGRRLLTVGMHVMQPVARLEGRLSGGLTLWRGYRTRGFRAPVSRSGWAWSGRWIEAEERLRAVEARLVRSGNVVRRGGDFDRWDMELRGRPLGSARILLCVEGLGGGAQLVRYRCSPVIRRMALVPILASGVLAVVAGIGGAYLMALIAATVGALVAAFSLVDSGAALGVVLTAVSAGIDLRHGPSGCQPAISQGRWLRMFRPAPRRDNAGASTDGGLPAQSGDRPPNQDELTVPVKTSEDSQQ